The window CTCGAAAAAGCAGCGTATGTCGAAAGTTTTTCTAATCATCCTATCGCTGTCTCAGTCGTCAATAAATACAATAAAGAAATAGATCAAAGTTTAATAACTGATGTTGAAGAAATATCTGGACACGGTGTAAAAGCAGCCTATCAAAATGATATCATTGCAATCGGGAATGCTAGATTGATGAAAAGAGAGGGTGTTGAATTCAAGGAATCTATTGCATTGGGTTCGATTATATACATCGCTATCAATGGAAAATATGTTGGAAATATTGTTGTCTCAGATCAGATAAAGCAAGACTCAAAAACTGCTATTAAAATGTTGAAGTCATTAGGCATTAAAAAAACTGTCATGCTAACTGGTGACAAGAAATTAGTTGCTGATGCAGTTGGACAAGAGTTAGATATCGATGAAATTCATAGCGAATTGTTGCCTGAAGATAAGCTCAATATTGTAGAGAAGTTATTACTCCAAAAATCGAGCAGAGGGAAGCTGTTCTTTGTAGGTGATGGTATCAACGATACACCAGTATTAGCGAGAGCTGATATTGGAATTGCTATGGGTGGACTCGGTGCCGATGCAGCCATCGATGTAGCTGATGTCGTGATTATGAATGATGAACCTTCTAAGATAGGTACTGCGGTCTTTGTGGCAAAAAGAACTAGAAAGATTGTATGGCAAAACATATACTTCGCATTAGGAGTTAAACTCTTGTTTCTAGCTTTAGGAGCTGTCGGAATCGCAACTATGTGGGAAGCCGTGATTGCTGATGTCGGGGTGTCATTATTAGCAGTACTAAATGCAATGAGGGTACTCAAATATAACTATAAAATAAATAATTAACTTAAATTATACTAACTTAATAGAGTTTATTCGATTTACGGTTATGTTTTTTAACAAGTCTCTAATAAAAACAGCTTCATTAAGCCATAAATTAAGGGTGCTAGAAAATTACATATATATGACACTAGGGTGCTAAAATTTTTACACGATTTGAAGGCTAGGGTGCTAAAGTTGTATTAAACCTCAAAACCTTAGACAGTAGAGTGACGGAGGACTTAAACCCTTTTGAATACTCTTTAGGTGATGAGATAAAATGAGTGTAGTTCGTATTGGCAATTTAGCATAAAAACCAAAAAATATGTTACTTTGGTATTTTAGCCATCAGTTCAACCATGTAAGGGGAAACATATTTTAGTCGATTTTGATGTTACTTCAATACACACAAGGTTGATTTTGCAAGCAATATGGTTTTTTCAACGCACGTTGAAAATATTGTTTTACTTGAATTAAGCTCAAGAAAATAAGAAAAAAATAGTCACATCTTTATAGGTGTGACTTTTTTAATTTTGATTAAGATGATTTTTTTGTGTGAATGCATATATTATTATATAATATATTCAAGTATAGTAAAGAAGGGGTTTCGTATGCAAATTACAATTAAAAAAGCAACATTTGAAGATGTTGAAGAACTTTCGAAATTTCTTCAACGAACTTACTTAGCAGTTTATCAAGATTTTTTATCAAAAGAATATATGAGCCGTGCAATTGAAGTGAATTATACAGCTAATCAACTCAAAAAAGCAATTATTCGTGGTAATGATAGCGATAATTTTTGGATAGGTTATTATTTGGCAGTTATTAAAAATAAAATTGTAGGTGTTATTGGTGGTGGAATGACTGATGAATTGTCAGGTATCTATGTGCTTTATGTAGATGAAAATTACAATAGATTAGGAATTGCAACACAGTTAGTTGATTTTTTAACACAGAAACAAAAAACACTTGGTGCTAAAAAACAATATGTAAAAACATTGCAAGATAACTTAAAAGGCAATCAATTTTGTAAAAAAACAGGGTTTAAATTTAGAGATACAAGATTATCTGCCTTTAATAAAGAAAATGAAAACTTTATGATTAATTACTACGAAAGAGAAATTTAGACATGAAAAAAATATTATTAGTATTATCATTTATATTTTTAATGTTATTAACTGGATGTGAATTAACACATATCCAAGCACAGTTTAAACAAAATAGTTTATGGGTAGATGAAAATCAAACCATAGAAATCATTTTTACAGGTCCAAGAAAAGATATTGGAAGTGGGTATATTACCATTGATGATGTTAAAGTTGATGCATTATTTAAAACATCATCAAATAACGATAAAATATTCATTTATACAAAAGAAACAGTAGAAAATGAACCTTATATAGTGTATGATGTCAAAGTTTATATTGAAAATAAGGTATTTGTTAAAGATAAACTTGTGTTAACACAATCAATTGCACATGAAGATGGAACCATTGAAACCATTTATGAAAATATCATTTATAGAACTGAGATTAAAGATCAAGAAGTAAAAAGAGAAAATTTAGTAGGAATTAGTTATTATAATAGCGAATTTGGTATTCGAATTTCATTTGATGAAGTATCATTTTTCGAAGGATATTATAAGGTTTTAATTAATGACCGACCAAAAAATATAAGTGCAACATTTGAATTTAAAGCACAACAAATTTTTGAAATTAAAGTAGATGAAACTTTAATTCTCACCGGGATTTATAAATTTGAAAATAATAATTTAGTTTTACAATTTGGCACAAATGAATTATATCAAGACACCAATGTAATTAATTTAGGATGGTATTCATGAACAAAAGTTATCGATTTGCAGAAGAAAAGGATATTCCATTAGTATTAAAATTTATTAAAGAATTATCAGTATATGAAAAAATGGAAGATCAAGTTATTGCCACAGAAACTACACTAAAAGAATGGTTGTTTGAAAAGAAAATCGCAGAAGTCATTTTTCCAATGGAGAATAATATTGAAGTAGGATTTGCTTTATTCTTTCATAACTACTCCACATTTGTTGGTAGAGCTGGTTTATATTTAGAAGATATATATATTATGCCTCAATATCGTAATCGAGGTCACGGAAAATCTATTTTTAAAATCTTATCTAAAATAGCAGTTGAACGTAACTGTGGTCGTTTTGAATGGTCATGTTTAGATTGGAATGAACCAAGTATTCAATTTTATAAGTCCTTAGGAGCAGTTCCAATGAATGGATGGACAGTTTACCGTCTAACCGAAGAAAAATTCAAAAAAATAGCTGAAGAACAATAACGATATTATTACATTATGATAATGATATAATTATCTTAGAAATGAAAGGGAAGGTGTTTTATGACAGATTGGTTTCTAGGGTTACAAACATGGCAACAAGCACTCGTTGCTGGTATGTTTACATGGTTTATTACCTTGTTAGGTGCTGCATTAGTATTTTTTGCAAAAACAATTAAACAAAAGATTTTAAACTTTATTTATGGATTTGCGGCAGGTGTTATGGTTGCCGCAAGTTTCTGGAGTTTATTAGCTCCAGGTATTGACTGGGCTGAAATTAACGGGGGATTACCAGCTTGGTTAGTTGTAGCAATAGGATTTATGTTTGGTGGTATTTTCTTATATATTACCGATAAGACGATTCCACATATTCACTTTGGTAAAGACCAAGAACGTGAAGGGATTTCAACAAAATTGAAAAAGACAATTTTACTTGTCTTTTCTATTACCATCCATAATATCCCAGAAGGATTAGCAATTGGGGTTGCTTTTGGTGCAATTAATAGAGGAGATACTTCAACTGCAATAGCAGCAGCAACCCTAGCTGCATTAAGTTTAGCCATTGGTATTGGAATTCAAAACTTCCCAGAAGGTGCTGCAGTTTCTATCCCTTTACGACAAGAAGGAATGAGTAGAAAGAAAGCATTCTTTATGGGACAAGCATCTGCACTTGTAGAGCCAATGATGGCTGTTTTAGGTGCATTATTAGTGACTTCAATGAAATCAATTTTACCATATGCTTTATCATTTGCTGCTGGGGCTATGATCTATGTTGTTGTGGAAGAATTAATCCCGGAAGCACAAGGAAGTCAAGAATCTAAAAATAGTCACCATGCTGTATTTGGCTTTATGATTGGCTTCACAATTATGATGATTTTAGATGTAGCATTAGGATAAAACGGAATAAAAAGTTAAAAAATGTAATTTTTTAGATAAATAGAATAATCTATTCGGATTATTTAGTTTTCACTTGCAAAATTACCATATTGACTTTATGCTATAGTTGAACGAAAGAAAGGAGATATCTATGAAGAAGATAATTACATTATCTGTGACGATGTTTTTGGTTGCTTTAATGGCAGCTTGTAAAACAAAAACATATGAAATCGCAATGATAACTGTATATGACAGTATCCAAGATGGCTCCTTTAATCAAGCAACTTGGGAAGGTATTCAAGAGTACGCCGTTAAAAATAATGTTTCTCATCAATATTATCAACCACTAACA of the Acholeplasma hippikon genome contains:
- a CDS encoding GNAT family N-acetyltransferase, with the translated sequence MQITIKKATFEDVEELSKFLQRTYLAVYQDFLSKEYMSRAIEVNYTANQLKKAIIRGNDSDNFWIGYYLAVIKNKIVGVIGGGMTDELSGIYVLYVDENYNRLGIATQLVDFLTQKQKTLGAKKQYVKTLQDNLKGNQFCKKTGFKFRDTRLSAFNKENENFMINYYEREI
- a CDS encoding GNAT family N-acetyltransferase: MNKSYRFAEEKDIPLVLKFIKELSVYEKMEDQVIATETTLKEWLFEKKIAEVIFPMENNIEVGFALFFHNYSTFVGRAGLYLEDIYIMPQYRNRGHGKSIFKILSKIAVERNCGRFEWSCLDWNEPSIQFYKSLGAVPMNGWTVYRLTEEKFKKIAEEQ
- a CDS encoding ZIP family metal transporter; protein product: MTDWFLGLQTWQQALVAGMFTWFITLLGAALVFFAKTIKQKILNFIYGFAAGVMVAASFWSLLAPGIDWAEINGGLPAWLVVAIGFMFGGIFLYITDKTIPHIHFGKDQEREGISTKLKKTILLVFSITIHNIPEGLAIGVAFGAINRGDTSTAIAAATLAALSLAIGIGIQNFPEGAAVSIPLRQEGMSRKKAFFMGQASALVEPMMAVLGALLVTSMKSILPYALSFAAGAMIYVVVEELIPEAQGSQESKNSHHAVFGFMIGFTIMMILDVALG